One genomic window of Acidovorax radicis includes the following:
- a CDS encoding electron transfer flavoprotein subunit alpha/FixB family protein: protein MTVLVIAEHDNASIKGATLNTVTAAVACGGDVHVLVAGHNAGAAAAAAGQIAGVAKVLHADAPGLEHGLAENVAAQVLAIASNYSHILFPATASGKNVAPRVAAKLDVAQISDITKVVSADTFERPIYAGNAIATVQSADSVKIITVRTTGFDAAAATGGAAAVETAAATADAGKSTFMGSEIAKSDRPELTAAKIIVSGGRALGSKEKFDEVITPLADKLGAAIGASRAAVDAGYAPNDLQVGQTGKIVAPQLYVAAGISGAIQHLAGMKDSKVIVAINKDPEAPIFSVADYGLVADLFTAVPELVAAL, encoded by the coding sequence ATGACCGTACTCGTTATTGCTGAACACGACAATGCGTCCATCAAGGGCGCAACCCTCAACACCGTCACGGCCGCTGTTGCCTGCGGCGGCGACGTGCACGTGCTCGTGGCTGGCCACAATGCGGGCGCTGCTGCTGCCGCTGCGGGCCAGATCGCTGGCGTTGCCAAAGTCCTGCACGCCGACGCCCCCGGCCTCGAACACGGCCTGGCCGAGAACGTAGCCGCCCAAGTGCTGGCCATCGCCTCCAACTACAGCCACATCCTGTTCCCCGCCACCGCCAGCGGTAAGAACGTGGCCCCCCGCGTGGCCGCCAAACTCGACGTGGCCCAGATCAGCGACATCACCAAGGTGGTGTCTGCTGACACCTTCGAGCGCCCCATCTACGCAGGCAACGCCATTGCCACCGTGCAAAGCGCCGACAGCGTGAAGATCATCACCGTGCGCACCACGGGCTTTGACGCGGCAGCCGCCACCGGTGGCGCAGCCGCCGTCGAAACCGCCGCAGCGACCGCCGACGCAGGCAAGAGCACCTTCATGGGCAGCGAAATCGCCAAGAGCGACCGCCCCGAGTTGACTGCCGCCAAGATCATCGTCTCCGGTGGCCGGGCGCTGGGCAGCAAGGAAAAGTTCGACGAAGTCATCACCCCCCTGGCCGACAAGCTGGGCGCCGCCATCGGTGCTAGCCGCGCTGCCGTCGATGCGGGCTACGCCCCCAACGACCTGCAGGTGGGCCAGACCGGCAAGATCGTGGCGCCGCAGCTGTATGTGGCAGCCGGCATCTCGGGTGCGATCCAGCACTTGGCTGGGATGAAGGACTCCAAGGTGATCGTGGCGATCAACAAGGACCCCGAAGCGCCGATCTTCAGCGTGGCCGACTATGGGCTCGTGGCCGACCTGTTCACGGCCGTGCCGGAACTGGTCGCCGCGCTCTGA
- a CDS encoding electron transfer flavoprotein subunit beta/FixA family protein, translating to MKVLVPVKRVVDYNVKVRVKSDNTGVDIANVKMSMNPFDEIAVEEAVRLKEKGLVTEVIAVSCGVAQCQETLRTAMAIGADRAILVETDVELQPLAVAKLLKALVDKEQPGLIILGKQAIDDDANQTGQMLAALADLPQATFANKVELSADKVSVTREVDGGLETLVLTLPAVITTDLRLNEPRYVTLPNIMKAKKKQLDTVKPEDLGVDVAPRLKTLKVTEPAKRGAGVKVADVAALVDKLKNEAKVI from the coding sequence ATGAAGGTCTTGGTCCCTGTCAAGCGCGTGGTGGACTACAACGTGAAGGTCCGCGTGAAGTCGGACAACACGGGTGTGGACATCGCCAACGTGAAGATGAGCATGAACCCCTTTGACGAAATCGCCGTCGAAGAGGCTGTGCGCCTGAAAGAAAAAGGCCTGGTGACCGAAGTCATCGCAGTCTCCTGCGGCGTGGCCCAATGCCAGGAAACCCTGCGCACCGCCATGGCCATTGGCGCCGACCGCGCCATCCTCGTCGAAACCGATGTGGAACTGCAGCCCCTGGCCGTGGCCAAGCTCTTGAAGGCGCTGGTCGACAAAGAGCAGCCCGGGCTCATCATCCTGGGCAAACAAGCCATCGACGACGACGCCAACCAGACCGGCCAGATGCTGGCGGCCCTGGCCGACCTGCCCCAGGCCACGTTTGCCAACAAGGTGGAACTCTCGGCCGACAAGGTCAGCGTCACCCGCGAAGTGGACGGCGGCCTGGAAACCCTGGTTTTGACGCTGCCCGCCGTCATCACCACCGACCTGCGCCTGAACGAGCCCCGCTACGTCACCTTGCCCAACATCATGAAGGCCAAGAAAAAGCAGCTCGACACCGTCAAGCCCGAAGACCTCGGTGTGGACGTGGCTCCGCGCCTGAAGACCCTCAAAGTGACCGAGCCCGCCAAGCGCGGCGCTGGCGTCAAGGTGGCCGACGTGGCTGCCCTGGTCGACAAGCTCAAGAACGAAGCCAAAGTCATCTAA
- a CDS encoding mechanosensitive ion channel family protein: MDKLMFDDMGLWTQAFLRPTVLVELAALAGCAALAWLLVRVLQRGLRRGDPRSILFGARIVDGALFPLVLLCLAYVARTGLQQWVALAAFKIAIPALVALVVIRAGVKVLQVAFPEASWVRPIERSISWLAWLGMVLWVTGLLPLVLDELDQIHWKVGGTTLSVRTMIEGVLTAGAVLLIALWVSAAIESRLLHAATGAELSLRKAVSNAVRALLVFVGLMMALSTVGIDLTALSVLGGAVGVGIGFGLQKLAANYVSGFVVLAERSMRIGDNVRVDNFEGRITSINARYTVVRSSTGRESIVPNEMLITQRVENLSLADPRVWLSTVVSVGYDSDVDLVSRLLGESAFASSRVLREPAPSVALSAFGADGLEFTVGFWISDPENGSLGLRSEINRAILSALRAHHIDIPFPQRVVHVQGGGALPQGLPSGATGASVPAG, encoded by the coding sequence ATGGACAAGCTGATGTTCGACGATATGGGCCTGTGGACGCAGGCTTTTTTGCGCCCTACGGTGCTGGTGGAACTGGCGGCGCTGGCGGGGTGTGCGGCCCTGGCATGGCTGCTGGTGCGAGTGCTGCAGCGGGGCCTGCGCCGGGGCGACCCCCGTTCCATATTGTTTGGCGCACGGATCGTGGACGGTGCGCTGTTCCCGCTGGTGCTGTTGTGCCTGGCTTATGTGGCGCGTACCGGGCTGCAGCAGTGGGTGGCGCTGGCAGCTTTCAAGATCGCGATCCCGGCACTGGTGGCGTTGGTGGTCATACGCGCGGGGGTCAAGGTCTTGCAGGTGGCTTTTCCAGAGGCCAGCTGGGTGCGGCCCATCGAGCGCTCCATCTCGTGGTTGGCCTGGCTGGGCATGGTGCTGTGGGTCACGGGCCTGTTGCCGCTGGTGCTCGATGAACTCGATCAGATCCATTGGAAGGTGGGGGGCACCACGCTGTCGGTGCGCACCATGATCGAAGGCGTGCTGACGGCCGGTGCCGTGCTGCTCATTGCGTTGTGGGTTTCCGCCGCCATCGAGTCGCGCCTGCTGCACGCTGCCACGGGGGCTGAGCTGTCGCTGCGCAAGGCGGTGAGCAATGCGGTGCGTGCGCTGCTGGTCTTTGTGGGGCTGATGATGGCCTTGTCGACCGTGGGCATCGACCTGACGGCGCTGTCCGTGCTGGGTGGGGCCGTGGGGGTGGGCATTGGTTTTGGCTTGCAGAAGCTGGCGGCCAACTATGTCAGCGGTTTTGTCGTCCTGGCCGAGCGCAGCATGCGCATTGGCGATAACGTGCGGGTGGATAACTTCGAGGGCCGTATCACCAGCATCAATGCCCGCTACACCGTGGTGCGGTCTTCCACGGGGCGTGAATCCATCGTGCCCAATGAAATGCTGATCACCCAGCGGGTCGAAAACCTGTCGCTGGCCGACCCCCGGGTCTGGCTGTCCACGGTGGTGAGCGTCGGTTACGACAGCGACGTGGATCTGGTGTCCAGGTTGTTGGGCGAGTCTGCGTTCGCCAGCAGCCGTGTGTTGCGCGAACCAGCTCCAAGTGTCGCCTTGTCGGCGTTCGGCGCCGATGGGCTGGAGTTCACCGTGGGCTTCTGGATATCCGACCCCGAAAACGGGTCATTGGGCCTGCGCTCGGAGATCAACCGCGCCATCCTGAGCGCGCTGCGCGCCCATCACATTGATATCCCTTTCCCGCAGCGGGTCGTGCATGTGCAAGGTGGTGGTGCTTTGCCACAGGGGCTGCCTTCCGGGGCCACGGGGGCATCCGTGCCGGCCGGGTGA